The DNA sequence ATTGGTTTTGATACGACGACCCATGTACAACAGCGGTTCAGCCAGTTCCCAGATCTCGATATCACCCATGTCACCTTCAGGGTTCCAGATCGCAGCAGCGTGATTCAGGCCATCTTTCATAGCACAGGCACCAGTACCACAAGCCGCAGTTTCGAAGCTGTTAACCGCGTGAACTTCACCGTCCTGGTTCACACCACCACCTTGCAACCAGTTACAAGGGTTGGAGTTACCGGCGTTAACTTCTTCCAGATAACCGCGGGCGAAGTACGTACGGCTGATGCCGCGCCACAAGGAGCTCCAAGATGACACCAAGAAGTGCCACGCGTCAGCGTGTGCTGTACGGCGATCCTTCGGGTTGGTCCAGGTTCCTGCAGGGCAACGGAACTCAGTCGCGTAACGAGGGCCATCGTTAATACGTTCGGTAGGAACCAGAGACTGGGTCATCATTACCCAGATACCGGAGGTGAACGCAGTGGGGTTGGTATTATAGGTATGCCAGCCCCAGCGGCTGCAGCCTTCGAAATCAAGGCGCCAGGTGCCATTGGCTTTCACAGTGATTTCACAAGGGGCGTGCATGATGGAGTCCATTTTTGCAAAAGTGGACGGTACATGGACATCCGGGTGGCTGTAAGGAACGTCGACAAAAGCAACTGTCTTCACTGTACCTGGCACACACATTGCCTTGATACGCTTAACCAGGCCACGGCGACCGTCTTCAATCACCTCATACATGAATTTTTCGACGGCTTCCACACCTTCTTCTTCAATAACTTCAGTAAGCATTTTGCGGATCATGTGGCAGCCGGCAATACGGGTTTTCTCATCGAGAATCCAGTATTTGGTCGTACGAATATTGCGTTGACTTTCGTGCAGATAGTCACGCAGAGGGGTATCGTTGATACCTGTTTTGCGACAGCTGATCTGAATGCCATCACCAAAACGCTGGATTTGGCCATTTGACATGGAACCAGGACCCACGGCACCAGTATCAATTACGTGAGTCATGCCGCCGACCCAACCTCTCAGGTATCCATCATAGAAGATAGGTACGATAGTTGCGATATCACAGGGGTGAACGTTACCAACCTGACAATCGTTGTTGGTGAACATGTCACCATCGGCGATACCGGGGTTGCTTTCCCAGTCATTCTGAATCATGTATTTGATCGCTGCACCCATGGTACCCACGTGAATGATGATACCTGTAGAGGTGGCAACACAGTCACCGGCAGGGTTGTACAGGGTAAAGCAAAGTTCACCTTCCTGCTCAACAATGGGCGATGCGGCAATTTTCTTGGCCACTTCACGAGAGTTAACCAAACCCGCACGAACTTTGGAGAAGATACGCTCGTAACCGATTGGATCTTTGTCCTTGAATTCGAGGGTTTCGTGACCGTTATAGAAACCAGTTTTGGCTGTACGCTCCTGAATGGCATTACGGTGGTCGTTTAGAGTCAAGCCGCTTTCAAGCAGTTGACCGTGGGTGTTACCCAACGCATTTTTCATAATAGTCATAATTATTCCTCTGTATCTTTTTCGTCTATGTAATCGACGTTAGCAGTTATCTTTAGTAGATATTCGCTATTTATTAAACCTCGATCAGGTGGAACAGACGGTGTCCATCCAACCAGGTTTCAAAACCAGTCGGGATTACATATGTAGTTGCATCAGACTCAATAACTGCTGGCCCGGTAATTCTGTTGCCTGGCAACAGGGTTTCCATTTTGTAGAGTTTTGCAGTAACCCATTTACGACCATAGTAGAACGGACGCTCTCCAATTACTGCTTCAGCTGGAGGATTCGGACCGGCATCTGGTTCAGAAGGAATGCTTGGCTTCTTGGTTTCAACAGATCCACGCATGATAGCAGCAGTCACACCAAACCCAAGCTCAGGAGAACGAGCAGCGTCGGCATATACCCGGCCATAGGTTTCATCAAAAGTGGCAACCAGCTTATCCCAGTCTTCCGGAGAACCGATATCAGAAAGTGGTGAGCTCATTTCCAGGTCGTTCAGCTGACCCAGATACTGCATGCGGTAACCGGGGGTGAGTGTGACGTCATCTTCGGTAAACCCGTTAATCTTGAACTCTTCCATTACTTTGTCTGCCAGCTCTTTCCAGCAAGCACCCAAGGTGTTCACAGCTTCCTGCTTTTCGGCAGTTGTCGAGTCTTTGGTGATACCGATATCTGTACTCTTATCATAGCGGTATTCAAAGTCTGCAGTAGCACAACCAAATGCAGAGAAACCAGCAGCCCAAGCAGGAACGATAGTTTCTTTAAAGCCGAGACCCATGGTATAGCCATAGGCGTGAACCGGACCACCACCACCGTATGAGAAGCATACGAAGTCACTGGGGCTGTAGCCCTTGGCACTGATCATAGCGCGCAAATGCTGACGCAAGGAAAGGTCAAGCAGCTCAATCACACCAGCAGCCGCATCTTCCAGAGACATACCGAGGGGATCAGCGATCTGTTCTTTGACGCACTGCTTAGCACGTGGAACGTCCAGCTCAAGAATACCGCCGAGGAAGTTATCGGGGTTCAGGTAGCCCAAGATGATGTGACAGTCAGTTACAGACACTGTGTCAACACCACCGGCAGGCCAGCAAGTACCAACGCGATAACCGGCACTGTCAGGGCCGAGTTTCAGGGAGTTACTGTAGGGATCGATACGAACGAAGCTACCGGCACCCGCACCAATAGTATCCATGGATACCAGCGGCAGAGACAGTACCAGTCGAGCGCAATCGCCGTCCTGATGCATGGACACTTTGCCTTTAACAATCAGCGCCATGTCGAAACTGGTACCACCGATGTCAGAACAAGCAACGTTTTCGTAACCGAGCTGCTCAGCGAGGTAACGAGAACCCATCACACCACCGATAGGACCGGACACCAGTGTACGAGCCAGTTCTTTAGCCTTCCAGCTGATGGTACCGCCGTGGCTGGCCATTACGCGTACGTCATATTTAGCACCGACGTCTTTCATGCGCTGGCTAAGGTTAGCCAAAATTTTGCGTGAAGGCTCAGCAGCGTAGGCTTCCAGCAACGTTGTGTTGGTACGGTGAGTTTCTTTACGAACCGGGTAGTAGTCGACAGAAGCAAATACCGGAATGTTAGAGCCCATCTCTTTGATAACCTCGAGACACACATCGCGAACCGCGCGTTCATGTGTACCATTAAGGTAAGAGCTCAGGAAGCTGATCACAATGGCTTTACAGCCTTGCTCGACCAACTCACGGGCAGCTTCACGGGCCTCATGCAGACGAACAGGAATTACCACACCGCCTTTGGAGTCAACACGCTCGGTAACACCGCGAGTGTCATGGATGTGCGCCAGAGGCTCATCATAACGGTGAGTGTTGAGGTGGAGACGGTCTTCAAATGCGTAACCCAGATAACACTGGATAGCACGACCCATGCGATGGAAGTCTTCAAAGCCCTTACTTACGATCAGACCAGTGCGAAGACCCTTGCGACCTACAACGCGGTTAAGCATCGCGGTACCAGAGAATACGCAGGTGACCATTTGCGGGAAGACTTCTTCAGGAGTTGTGTCCCAGTGAGCCAGTGCATCAACACTGGACGTCAGCACCGCGTTGGCTTCATCGACGTCACTTTGTGCTTTACCGACGACGAAGGTGCCATCTGCACGCACAAAAAAAGTATCGGTCATCGTGCCACCGGCATCGATACCCAGAACTTCAACGGGATTGGTTAAATCATTCAAGTGTATATCCTCTTATGTTGATTACTTCTACCCCTGCCCACCTTAATTTGATTTGCTTTTTATAGTTAATACTACAAATCATTCGTGGACTGAGGAGCCCTCGCATACGACTATAGCAATAGCCGTGCCAATAAAAATTTATTGTTAAATTTTATTATGTTATAAGAAATATCAAATTAATGTTTGGCAGAAATCGACTATAATCGTTCGAATATCAGTCGCCGGCCGGACATTAATCGAACTGGATTAAAACACGGCTTAATGGTTCATGTCTACGATATTGCTGACTATGTAGACCCTCTGGCCAATAGAAAACAAGGCGTTAGTGCCGCCTGGGCCATTATTGCAAACCAATTGTAATTGTATGACTTGCAAGTGATTATATTTAATGAGGCCTAAAATGCAGAAACGTCCTATAATCGTACAACGACTATTTTCATAATAACAACCCGGTGAGATAAGAGTGTCATGAGTTATGAACCTTCCCTTAAGGGGTCCACTGCCGTTTCGCACCCGACGCGGGTTGCTTCTGCACGCGAGAAGCTTCTGACAGACGGCAACCTGCCGGACAATACCGTTCGATCTGTCATTGAGGCTTCCTGGCAGCGTTGCGTGACAAGTCAGGTTGATCCGCTAATTGCAAAACGGGCACTGGAGCTCAGCGGTGAAGAACTGACGGGAATCAGACGACAGCACCGAGAACTGCTCTCTGCATCCGAAATCATCATGCGCGAGGCCAAAGAACTACTGGCAGAATCAGGCACCATCATGCACCTTGTGACGCCCTCCGGAATGATACTGGATTACGAAGGAGATCCCGACACACTGGAACTGGCCAATAATTACAGCTTAATCCCGGGTGCCAACTGGAACGAGCAGGCAGCGGGAACAAACGCTATTGGCACTGCATTGAACATTGGCGCACCTGTACAGGTTCACGCATTTGAGCATTTCTGTGAAAACATCAGCCGCTGGACTTGCTCTGCGGCAGTTATTCGTGACCCGTTCGAGAAACGCTTGCTTGGTGCACTGAATATTTCAGGTTTGAAAAACACATTGCATGATTACTGCCTGGCACTGGCCATTTCCGGTGCTCGCAGAATTGAAGGTCAGTTTGCACAACTGAAACTTGCGAAGAGAGATCTTTTACTCGGCACAACCATTGATCATTTTGCCTCTTCAGGAAATGACGGCGTACTACTATTTGATATGGACGGCAAATTGGTTCGCACCAACACTATGGCAGACAAGGTTCTGGCAGCCAGGGGTATAAGAATCAATTTGACGCCATATAACCCTATTCTGACACTCAACAGTGAGGGGGCGTTCACCCCCGAACAGGATACTGCACTCAATCAGATAGACCAGCAATGGGTTCAGCCCGTCACCCACCAGGGGGAGCAAATTGGTTACCTGGCCGTCATTCCACTCCCCGCCCGCTCGTCACAGAGAGTATCAGGCAACCCGACCACCATTCCACCCCCCTCCAAGTCCACCGGTTTTTTCCGTCTGGTAGGACAGAGCGCTCCTTTCCTGAAAGCAGTTCAACAAGCGAAGCGGGTTGCCAAAGCACCCATTCCCGTTCTACTTCAGGGAGAAACGGGGGTTGGCAAGGAGCTCTTTGCCAGGGCTATGCACGAAGAGGGTCCATCTAACACAGGTGAGTTTGTTGCGCTCAACTGTGGCGGGCTGTCCAGGGATCTGCTGGCAAGCGAACTGTTTGGACACATAGAAGGCGCTTTCACCGGTGCCCGGCGCGGCGGCATGATTGGCAAAATAGAAGCCGCTAACGGCGGCACACTGTTTCTGGATGAGATAGGCGAGATGCCCTTCGACCTCCAACCAATGTTTCTCCGGGTGCTCCAAGAATCAGAAATCTGCCGGGTAGGCGATACCAGACCGCGCAAGGTCAACTTCAGGCTAATCGCCGCCACCAACCGGGATCTGGCTCAGGAAGTGGCAGAAGGTCGCTTCAGGATGGATCTTTACTACCGAATCTCGTCAATGACACTGACGGTGCCGCCATTGCGGGAGCGAACCGGAGATGTCTCACTGCTCGCTCACAATATTTTCGCCCACCTGCTGGAACAGCATTCTGGCGACCAGAAACGACTCAGCAAGCCATTGCTCGATCTACTCGAAAAGCATAGTTGGCCGGGCAATATTCGCGAACTGGGCAACCTGATTACCGCCGCTTTCTTTCTCTCCGACCGGGAGGAACTGGGGCCAGAAGATCTCCCCAAAGATTTCCTCGCCGCCAATCTGGAGGGTCATGAAGGCGAAGAAGTGGCCAACCCCCTGGATTTTGCCGAAAAAGAGGTGATTATCCGGTCCATCCGTGAACAGGGTGGCAACCTGACAAAGGTGGCCAAACAGCTGAACATTGCGAAAAGCACTCTGTATATCAAACTGAAAAAATACAATATCAAGCGCACCTGAATAACCTTTTCACAGACACTATGTGAAAACCCCTGCCACTTTTGGCAAGGCCCATTAAAGCGCAAAGAGGTCAGCTTATCTGACACCGACATCCTCAAAGGAAAACTCTCTGGCTACCCTTAGTGTGCGGGTAGCCAGCTGAACCTCTTTGAGAAACAACATCAGTGCGAGAATCAACAATACCAGCGCCAACACAAAGAACCCGATAATCAGACCACCTATGTGCAACTGCCAGAAGCCGCCCACAAACAGGCTGACAATTAATATACAGACCAGCAATCCGGCTGCTGTGCAAAGCCCAATAGACCAGTTGGTGACTTTAGTCCTGCGCCAAAGAAACTTAAGCTCCTGCTGACAAATCGCTTTCTGTTCAGGGTCACTCAGACGGAGCTCACGCTGACCCACCACCCTCGCGCGATCAACAATTCGCCCTAGCCGACCGGATATGACATTGAGAAAGCCCGCTATGCCTGCCAGCAGGAATACCGGCGCAACCGCCAGTTGAATAACCAATGCCAGATCAGTGACCTCAATCATCGAATTCATTTTTACTCGCTCCTCGCGATCGGTTGCTGACCCACGCTGAAATACGCCCTGATACGTTCACCCGTGATATAGATCGAGGGCACCAGCAGCAGAGTGACAAAAGTGGCCAACAAAACACCAAAAGCCAATGAAATTACCATGGGTATCAGGAATTGAGCCTGGGCACTGCGCTCAAACAGTATCGGTGTCAGGCCAAAAAACGTAGTCAGTGATGTCAGCACGATTGGTCGGAACCGGTCCCTGGCGCCCTGAACAACCGCATCCACTGCATGCCATCCCTCTTTTTTCAACTGATTGATGCGATCAATCAGCACAAGATTATCATTGACCACCACCCCGGCGGCGGCCAGCACTCCCATCATTGAGGGCATGCTGATTTCCTTGCCGAACAACAGGTGGCCAATAATGGCTCCGGCAATACCAAACGGTACAGCGCTGAGCACAATAACCGGCTGCCAGTATGAGCGGAACTCCACGGCGAGCAAGGTATAAATGGCCAATAATGCCAGCGCCATCATCTGTAAAAAGCCTATTTCAAAGGCTTTTTGATCTTTCTGTGCGCCGTCAATTTCCAGCGTTAATCCCGGGAACTTCTTCACTAGCTCGGACCAGTGGTCCCGCATAAACACTGCCACGATCTCATCGGCAGACGCGGCCCCACTAACCAGCTCACCTTCTATCTCGACCATTCGCTTGCGATCACGGCGCTTGATCTCGGTATACCCCGGCACAAACGTGATATCCGCCACAGCATTGAAAGGCAACTCACGACCATCATCCGTCCGGATACGCAACTCATCCAGTGACGATACCCGGGCTCGCTCCGCTTCAGGATAACGAACCATGACTTTGACATCCTCCCGCTCCCGTGGAATACGCTGAGCCTCGACACCATAAAATGCATTGCGCAACTGTCCGGCAATATCACTCAAACCGATTCCGAGCGTGTCCGCATTGTCTTTAAGACTGATTTCGATTTCTTTGCTCGCTGTACGAAAAGAACTGGAGACATTGAAGACCCCGGGGTAATCCAGCAGCAGGGACTCAATTTCCACTGAAGCCAAACGCAACTCATCAATCTGCTTGCCCCTGAGAAGCAAGTTGATCTCCTTGGGCCGCCCCATCAGGGTATATTCAACCCGGTAGTCCTCGACATTTTCAACAGTCCCGATATGTTTCTGCCAGAGCCCAGCCACGGCCTTTGACGAAATCGAGCGGGTTTCGTTACTGGATAACTCCAGAACAACCGAGACGATGTTTTCCCGGCTTTCGGCATAGTGATTTTCAATGACCGAGCGCCCATCCTCGCCAATCAACAGAGGCTCCTGCTTTAACCCCTCTACGCCCTCTTCTATCTGTCGCATAACGGCCAGAGAGCGATCGAAACTGATACCTTCCCGCAGCTCGGCTGATGCCCGCAGGTACTCCCCCTCAACCACCGGGAAAAAAGCGACGCGCAACCAACCGGTAAAGAAAACCCCCAGTATGACAATCAGTACCGCCAGAAACAGCGCCATGGTAATACCGCTGTGACGCAGGCAACTTTCCAGCGCCGGCCGGAACTGATGATCCGCAAACTGCTTCATCCACCGGGAAGCCCCGTTTCTCGCCCTCTGCAACCATTTTGCAAACAGCCATGTGGCCTCTTTCTCGGGTTTCAGATGGCGCAGGTGAGCCGGCAAAATCAGGAAGGACTCCAGCAGCGAAAATGTCAGCGCAATAATCGCCACCTTGGGCATTTCTGCCATCAGCTTGCTGGAATCACCAGGTAACAGCAGCATCGGCACAAACACAATGATCGTGGTCAAAACAGCAAAAGTGACCGGCTTTGAAACCGCCAGGGCCCCCAGCGAAGCACTGTCATTGCCGCTCAGACCGCGCTCGTGATGCGAGTAGATACTTTCACCCACCACAATGGCGTCATCCACCACGATGCCAAGAATGAGCAGAAAGGCAAATAACGAGACAATATTGACGCTAATCCCCAGGTAGGGCATTAACCACAGAGTACCCACGTAGGAAATACCTATTCCCGCAGCCACCCAAAAAGCCAGTGCCGGACGCAAGAAAAGCACCAGCAGACCGAACACCAGCAATAGTCCGCCGAGTGCATTTTTTGACAGCAGATCAATTCGACTGCCTAGGTATACTGACAAATCGCGCCAAACCACCAATTCGACACCAGGCTGAAGACTGGGCAACTTCTCCGCAACATAGGCTCTGACGGCCTCAGAGGAAGCCACAACATCGGGATTGCGGGTATTGAAAAGGTTGATAAATACAGCGGGCTTGCCATTGAATATGGACATCAGATCCTGCTCTGCAAAACCGTCGTTAATACGGGCAATATCACCCAGCAGAACCTGTGTACCATCGGTATCCCGCAAGACCACAATGCGCTCAAAATCTTCCCGCTGGTAGGCCTGCCCCCGGGTCTGCAGGACAATGTCGCCCGCTTGCTCACGCACTTCACCGGCGGGCAAATTGACCGATGAACGCCGGATGGCGGCAACAATGTCCTCGAACGTCAGCTGGTAACGGCGCAGTGTTTCCTCGGATATTTCCACAGCGACCTCTTCAGGCCGCGTGCCACCTATTTCCGCCAGAGTGACACCAGATAACCCGATGACCTCATCGCGGATGGACTCAGCAAGTCGTTTGAGGTCGTCTTCCGCCATCGGCCCTGCCAGAGCCAGGCTGAGAATCTGGGTTCTTGCCAACACCTCTTTGATCAGTGGTCGCTCGGAATCCACTGGTAAGGTATTAATGGCGTCTACCCGTGATTTCACATCATTGAGCAACTTCTGGGTGTCGTGACCGTCGGCCACTTCTATCTCAATCCGCCCCATGCCCTGATAGGCAAACGAGCGCAGCTCCTCAATACCATCCAGATCATGCACCTGCTCTTCGATGCGGATACAGATCTGCTCTTCAACCTCCCGCGGCCCGGCACCCGGGTAGGGCACCTCGACCTGAACCACGTCCCTCGGTATTTTCGGAAACATTTCCTTGTCGAGGTCCGGCAAACTCGTCAGGCCACCCACCAGCACCATTAACATTAACAAATTGGCCGCAATGGGATTGCTGACCCACCAATGAATCAACCCCCGACCTGACGTGCTCATAGGAGGTCCGGCGCCGACAGAAGCACTGGAGACACCTTCATCCCCTCAACCACATAACCCGGCCTCTCCAGTAGGATCAGCTGCCCCTCCGGGATACCCGTGATCAACAGGCTTTCCTCTAATACCTGCAGTACTCGAACAGAGACCGTATGCAACCGGTTTTCTTCATCCAGCACGAGCAGTTGGTCTTTCTCATACAGGGCTTGGCGAGGCACACTAACCACTGCATCAAAGGAGCGACCCACTACTTCTGCGTTGACAAACAGACCCGCCACCAAGGGCGGCGAATACTGATAGGGATTGGTTATCTCGACAATCCCGTAAATGACCCGGGTTCGCGTATCAATGGTGGCGTCTGTGCGCACCAGCAGGCCAGGCCAGTCGGCCTGCTGCCCATCAAACCTCGCCGACAGTGTCACCTGAAGCGGGTTGTCGGCTTCGGGCCGGAGCGGCAGATTCAAACGCGACGCCTGACTCGCCGTTAATGGCAGGCGTACCTCCATGGTATGTGTCGCGAAAATCTCTGCCACCAGCATGCCGGAACTCACATACTGTCCGCGGTTCACCTGTGTCTGACGTATCAGGCCATCAAAGGGTGCAACAATCGTCGTACGCTCCAGATTGATACGGGCCTGCTCGAGATCCGCCCTGGCCCCAGCAAGGGCAGCTTCTGCCGCCTTTAACTGTGGCTCACGTAGAAACAATGCGTTGCCTTCTCTATTACCCAAATCCCGCCACTCTCGCTTTGCCTGCCTGGCTTGTCCTCGCTCCATGGCAAGGGTTTTCTCAGCCTCGGCAACCCGTGATGATGCCCGGATGACTTCAATA is a window from the Porticoccus hydrocarbonoclasticus MCTG13d genome containing:
- a CDS encoding hydantoinase B/oxoprolinase family protein, with product MTIMKNALGNTHGQLLESGLTLNDHRNAIQERTAKTGFYNGHETLEFKDKDPIGYERIFSKVRAGLVNSREVAKKIAASPIVEQEGELCFTLYNPAGDCVATSTGIIIHVGTMGAAIKYMIQNDWESNPGIADGDMFTNNDCQVGNVHPCDIATIVPIFYDGYLRGWVGGMTHVIDTGAVGPGSMSNGQIQRFGDGIQISCRKTGINDTPLRDYLHESQRNIRTTKYWILDEKTRIAGCHMIRKMLTEVIEEEGVEAVEKFMYEVIEDGRRGLVKRIKAMCVPGTVKTVAFVDVPYSHPDVHVPSTFAKMDSIMHAPCEITVKANGTWRLDFEGCSRWGWHTYNTNPTAFTSGIWVMMTQSLVPTERINDGPRYATEFRCPAGTWTNPKDRRTAHADAWHFLVSSWSSLWRGISRTYFARGYLEEVNAGNSNPCNWLQGGGVNQDGEVHAVNSFETAACGTGACAMKDGLNHAAAIWNPEGDMGDIEIWELAEPLLYMGRRIKTNTGGYGKYRGGLGYETLRMVWNSADWTMFFMGNGYMNSDWGLMGGYPSATGYRFEAHNTGLKERIAEGKSLPLGQDRDPSLCEYEKHLGPDAIVKRDKQCITTEDMFDNGDLYLNYLRGGPGFGDPLDREISSIQEDLNQNFLMEEFAVKIYGAVFTKDDEGVYTIDAAKTKARQAEIRKERIGRGVPVREWMETERARIIDKDASLAVQQMFASSFYLSAKFLAEFKEFWDLPADWELPEEELGTPMYGARHNIDIGDLPDVHPVIMVEE
- a CDS encoding hydantoinase/oxoprolinase family protein, which gives rise to MNDLTNPVEVLGIDAGGTMTDTFFVRADGTFVVGKAQSDVDEANAVLTSSVDALAHWDTTPEEVFPQMVTCVFSGTAMLNRVVGRKGLRTGLIVSKGFEDFHRMGRAIQCYLGYAFEDRLHLNTHRYDEPLAHIHDTRGVTERVDSKGGVVIPVRLHEAREAARELVEQGCKAIVISFLSSYLNGTHERAVRDVCLEVIKEMGSNIPVFASVDYYPVRKETHRTNTTLLEAYAAEPSRKILANLSQRMKDVGAKYDVRVMASHGGTISWKAKELARTLVSGPIGGVMGSRYLAEQLGYENVACSDIGGTSFDMALIVKGKVSMHQDGDCARLVLSLPLVSMDTIGAGAGSFVRIDPYSNSLKLGPDSAGYRVGTCWPAGGVDTVSVTDCHIILGYLNPDNFLGGILELDVPRAKQCVKEQIADPLGMSLEDAAAGVIELLDLSLRQHLRAMISAKGYSPSDFVCFSYGGGGPVHAYGYTMGLGFKETIVPAWAAGFSAFGCATADFEYRYDKSTDIGITKDSTTAEKQEAVNTLGACWKELADKVMEEFKINGFTEDDVTLTPGYRMQYLGQLNDLEMSSPLSDIGSPEDWDKLVATFDETYGRVYADAARSPELGFGVTAAIMRGSVETKKPSIPSEPDAGPNPPAEAVIGERPFYYGRKWVTAKLYKMETLLPGNRITGPAVIESDATTYVIPTGFETWLDGHRLFHLIEV
- a CDS encoding sigma-54-dependent Fis family transcriptional regulator, translated to MSYEPSLKGSTAVSHPTRVASAREKLLTDGNLPDNTVRSVIEASWQRCVTSQVDPLIAKRALELSGEELTGIRRQHRELLSASEIIMREAKELLAESGTIMHLVTPSGMILDYEGDPDTLELANNYSLIPGANWNEQAAGTNAIGTALNIGAPVQVHAFEHFCENISRWTCSAAVIRDPFEKRLLGALNISGLKNTLHDYCLALAISGARRIEGQFAQLKLAKRDLLLGTTIDHFASSGNDGVLLFDMDGKLVRTNTMADKVLAARGIRINLTPYNPILTLNSEGAFTPEQDTALNQIDQQWVQPVTHQGEQIGYLAVIPLPARSSQRVSGNPTTIPPPSKSTGFFRLVGQSAPFLKAVQQAKRVAKAPIPVLLQGETGVGKELFARAMHEEGPSNTGEFVALNCGGLSRDLLASELFGHIEGAFTGARRGGMIGKIEAANGGTLFLDEIGEMPFDLQPMFLRVLQESEICRVGDTRPRKVNFRLIAATNRDLAQEVAEGRFRMDLYYRISSMTLTVPPLRERTGDVSLLAHNIFAHLLEQHSGDQKRLSKPLLDLLEKHSWPGNIRELGNLITAAFFLSDREELGPEDLPKDFLAANLEGHEGEEVANPLDFAEKEVIIRSIREQGGNLTKVAKQLNIAKSTLYIKLKKYNIKRT
- a CDS encoding DUF2721 domain-containing protein, with product MNSMIEVTDLALVIQLAVAPVFLLAGIAGFLNVISGRLGRIVDRARVVGQRELRLSDPEQKAICQQELKFLWRRTKVTNWSIGLCTAAGLLVCILIVSLFVGGFWQLHIGGLIIGFFVLALVLLILALMLFLKEVQLATRTLRVAREFSFEDVGVR
- a CDS encoding efflux RND transporter permease subunit is translated as MSTSGRGLIHWWVSNPIAANLLMLMVLVGGLTSLPDLDKEMFPKIPRDVVQVEVPYPGAGPREVEEQICIRIEEQVHDLDGIEELRSFAYQGMGRIEIEVADGHDTQKLLNDVKSRVDAINTLPVDSERPLIKEVLARTQILSLALAGPMAEDDLKRLAESIRDEVIGLSGVTLAEIGGTRPEEVAVEISEETLRRYQLTFEDIVAAIRRSSVNLPAGEVREQAGDIVLQTRGQAYQREDFERIVVLRDTDGTQVLLGDIARINDGFAEQDLMSIFNGKPAVFINLFNTRNPDVVASSEAVRAYVAEKLPSLQPGVELVVWRDLSVYLGSRIDLLSKNALGGLLLVFGLLVLFLRPALAFWVAAGIGISYVGTLWLMPYLGISVNIVSLFAFLLILGIVVDDAIVVGESIYSHHERGLSGNDSASLGALAVSKPVTFAVLTTIIVFVPMLLLPGDSSKLMAEMPKVAIIALTFSLLESFLILPAHLRHLKPEKEATWLFAKWLQRARNGASRWMKQFADHQFRPALESCLRHSGITMALFLAVLIVILGVFFTGWLRVAFFPVVEGEYLRASAELREGISFDRSLAVMRQIEEGVEGLKQEPLLIGEDGRSVIENHYAESRENIVSVVLELSSNETRSISSKAVAGLWQKHIGTVENVEDYRVEYTLMGRPKEINLLLRGKQIDELRLASVEIESLLLDYPGVFNVSSSFRTASKEIEISLKDNADTLGIGLSDIAGQLRNAFYGVEAQRIPREREDVKVMVRYPEAERARVSSLDELRIRTDDGRELPFNAVADITFVPGYTEIKRRDRKRMVEIEGELVSGAASADEIVAVFMRDHWSELVKKFPGLTLEIDGAQKDQKAFEIGFLQMMALALLAIYTLLAVEFRSYWQPVIVLSAVPFGIAGAIIGHLLFGKEISMPSMMGVLAAAGVVVNDNLVLIDRINQLKKEGWHAVDAVVQGARDRFRPIVLTSLTTFFGLTPILFERSAQAQFLIPMVISLAFGVLLATFVTLLLVPSIYITGERIRAYFSVGQQPIARSE
- a CDS encoding efflux RND transporter periplasmic adaptor subunit, which codes for MGQLKRALVPLTIVLVAILVVVVLAGIRPEPAQQPRAEPAPPEISAMTAIPARRQVSVLTQGTVQPKVEVALATQVAGQVLSVSPNFVDGGFFSEGEVLLQLDARDYDIEVIRASSRVAEAEKTLAMERGQARQAKREWRDLGNREGNALFLREPQLKAAEAALAGARADLEQARINLERTTIVAPFDGLIRQTQVNRGQYVSSGMLVAEIFATHTMEVRLPLTASQASRLNLPLRPEADNPLQVTLSARFDGQQADWPGLLVRTDATIDTRTRVIYGIVEITNPYQYSPPLVAGLFVNAEVVGRSFDAVVSVPRQALYEKDQLLVLDEENRLHTVSVRVLQVLEESLLITGIPEGQLILLERPGYVVEGMKVSPVLLSAPDLL